From a region of the Capricornis sumatraensis isolate serow.1 chromosome 22, serow.2, whole genome shotgun sequence genome:
- the LOC138097909 gene encoding trem-like transcript 2 protein, which translates to MPPTFLLLSLLLLRLQGPVSGAPMESVYLKLQHFEGETLSVQCSYKSRKNHVEGKVWCKIRRRKCETGFTRVGVQGPRYLLQDDTQAKVVNVTMAALRRQDSGRYWCMRNSSGILYPLTGFLLEVSPASRTKGNTPLIKLPNILQSETVVATGPVPTSGLGGPFISQATVFTAGLLTLARPLPSPTSGSTRLTSVMGSSFSSTGLSTMGPGRATGSQTATTSPSNTRASAAGPGSTSTKAAHLCTVGAPTMGMCPTSRTLLNHLFPSRYLDFYPMVLVGVLALLPMLVMLIAVYGFWKKRHMGRYSICHDPARSWKDSPARPEPLWRPA; encoded by the exons ATGCCTCCCACCTTCCTGCTGCTGTCGCTGCTGCTCCTGCGGCTCCAGGGCCCTGTCTCAG GTGCCCCCATGGAGAGCGTGTACTTAAAATTGCAGCACTTCGAAGGGGAGACTCTGTCTGTGCAGTGCTCCTACAAGAGTCGTAAAAACCACGTGGAGGGTAAGGTTTGGTGCAAAATCAGGAGGAGAAAGTGCGAGACTGGGTTCACCCGTGTCGGGGTGCAGGGGCCACGCTACTTGCTGCAGGACGATACCCAGGCCAAGGTGGTCAACGTCACCATGGCGGCCCTCAGGCGCCAGGACTCAGGCCGGTACTGGTGCATGCGCAACAGCTCTGGCATCCTCTACCCTCTGACGGGCTTCCTGCTGGAAGTGTCTCCAG cctccagaaccaagGGAAACACTCCTCTCATAAAGCTGCCCAACATCCTCCAGAGTGAAACCGTTGTCGCCACAGGCCCTGTGCCCACCTCAGGCCTTGGGGGCCCTTTCATCAGCCAGGCGACAGTGTTCACAGCTGGACTCCTCACCTTGGCCagaccactgccttctcccacctCAGGGAGCACCAGACTGACTTCTGTGATGGGCTCCAGTTTCTCCAGCACCGGCCTGTCCACCATGGGGCCCGGGAGGGCCACCGGGTCCCAGACAGCGACTACATCTCCTAGCAACACCCGAGCCTCCGCTGCAGGCCCAGGCTCCACCTCCACTAAGGCCGCGCACCTCTGCACCGTGGGAGCCCCCACCATGGGAATGTGCCCCACCAGCAGAACTCTCCTCAACCACTTATTCCCCAGCAG ATACCTGGACTTTTATCCCATGGTGCTCGTGGGGGTGCTGGCACTGCTCCCCATGCTTGTGATGCTGATCGCAGTCTACGGCTTCTGGAAGAAGAGACACATGGGAA GATATAGCATATGCCATGACCCTGCCAGATCCTGGAAGGACTCGCCTGCAAGACCGGAACCTCTCTGGAGGCCCGCTTGA